DNA sequence from the Vicia villosa cultivar HV-30 ecotype Madison, WI linkage group LG3, Vvil1.0, whole genome shotgun sequence genome:
CTGTCACCCTTGCTCATAACCCCATTCTCCACAACAGAACCAAACATATGGAGCTGGATATATTCTTTCTAAGAGAGAAAGTTCTCAGCAAACATCTCTCTGTAGCTCATGTTCCAGCTCAAGATCAGTGGGCTGACATTCTAACCAAGCCCTTGTCTGCTGCTAAATTTGTACCTTTGCGTTCTAAGTTGCGTGTGTTAGACAAAATCACTTTAAAGCACCCCCCAGCAGTTTCTAAGGGGGACTAATAGAGTAGTGGTTACATAATAGAATATTATGTGTGTCAATAGAATAGTGGGCAGAGTAGTGGAGGATGCGTTCCACTACCACTGCTGAGCTGGCACAAGTTGTTAGAAGTTTTGTCAGTATTTGATTACCTTTTGCTTGCCTATATATAGCAAGTTCCTTGTATCTCTTTATTCAAGAAATACAATGAATATTTCTCTTATCTTTTCTATTCTCTATTGCTTAATAAACTCTATCAATCCATTACACCAAACTTGCTCTCAATAAACAACAGGAGCAAATTCGGATGGTAAGCCTTCAAGAATAACATTAAATACTGATCGAGTCTGATTCGACCCCAAAAGTTAGCTCTTGGACAGAGGGCTTCCCATCACTTATAACCACTAATTTGGCCATATCACTACACTAGTCAACACGAGATCTCAAAATCCCTCCTCATGTCTTGGACTTGATATCTAGAGTGTTGAGTTTGCCGAACTAGACATCGTTAAGTGACCCAACAATCAGATGGCCCAACAACAAATATAGGAAATGCTTTGATATCTAATAGGAATCAGAGGATAAATGAAATTTATTGACCTTGAACAACAAATTCTCTCACAACAGAGAATGAACTTTTAGTTCTCtataattttgaaaacaaaaacagTAATATACTTATAAACAAAAATGTAATGCATCAAATGCTCCTGAAGAGGTGATAATAGAAATAAGAAAATAGCACAAACTCTTATGAAAAAGAACCTACTTCTTTGCTCAAACCATCCCCAAATTTCCTTCTCAATTTGCATGTTCCCTTTTCTCTGAAGTTAATGATGCTCCACTTTTAAAAACATTGTTTCTGATTCTGAATATATTGTTGCTTCTTTGGTTCCATTGCTCTGGTCTTTTTTATAATAGAAGAATTTAGGTATGTTGCGGGAAACAATAGGCTTTTGATCTTTGGTACCCAATATAATCAAAATGATAAATTGCAGGTTTGCGTGATGCATTATCTATGCCAGTAGTATGCCTTTTGCCAAATTTTCCAAAAACCATTTGTACCTGCTGCGCTCCATGTTATGTAGTTCTTGCATTGTTCTTCTGTTAAGAACAATATTAGATTTTGCACCGCAAGTTACAAATTTGTACCATGCTCTTGGAAATATTGAGTTTTTTTCTAGCAGACATGATGTATAATTTTCAACTTCTAATAATTTACACTGTTCTAATGAAAAAACCACTTTTAACAGAAATCCTGAAGATGCAGACGTGTCTAATAACGTAAAATCTTCAGACTTTACTAGGAGAGGTTCAGCTGGTATTGTTGATTCTATGATGCTTCTCAAGTCACATCAAAGTATGCATGCTCCATACACACAGGTTTCTCCAACATCCAGGCAACATTTGGCTTTATACTCATAACATACTACTTTGCCACCAGTTGTCGCAGAATATAAAGCTCGTGATCTTTTTATCTATGCTACAGGAACCACCTCTTATGACAGAAGACATGCATGAAGAGAGGATGCAAGCTGTTGAAgcctttggtgattcatttgtAAGCTCAAACTTATATACAATGTATACAACAATAGTCATTGACTATAAAAGCGGAGAGCCTTAAAGGACCACATAGACCTCTTAGATATTTTAGCTAGATAGCTTCTTAAACTAGTTACCAACCAACATGAGCCTATTTATTGACACAGGTATTGGTGTAAATTGGTATGAATTATCTGTGCCTGTCATGCAGTAGCCACTCATTTTCTTGGTATATAATAAATTAAGTAGTTTACATACTTGAGTAGTTGCCTGACTTGGCCACTAAGTTAACATTTTATAATAAAAGCTATAATTCCACATATAATGTTGTATCATAAAAGGTGGTTTTACTTGACTTGAAAAAAGATGATGCCttttgttaagagtcccacatcggataatatatgaattgaacatgtgcttataagtggggacagtcctcaccctacaagctggttttgtagggttgagttaggtccaaccacatttcttaacatgtatCAGAGCCTCATTTAAGATCCGGTGGACCACTACTATTTGGTTTCTGCTATCGggtcacccaccatttatttccacgctctagttgtctagtcctgggcgtgagggggtgtgtttaGAGTCCAACATCAGACAaaatatggcctgaacatgtgcttataagtgggggcaatcctcaccctacaagtcgGTTCTGTAGGAttgagttaggtccaaccacatttcttaacacctTTCATTCCCAATTTTTGACCTTAATTATTCATTTGAACCTTTTTCCACTGACCTTTTTATTCTCATCTACCTGAATAGTGTTTTCATTTCCCCCTTTGAAGTAGCTCTGTAAAGTTTTATAGGAAGTATCATAGGTTATTGACTTATCGTGGATTAAATGCTGTtccatatatttaaaaaattgttcAATATACTATGTAATGTGATGTAGATGCATTCTTTGGATAGTTTATACCTCTGGGCTGACAGAGAAATGAAGAGACTAAATAGTGGAATTTCTTATGTACAGATATAGTATATAGTGTTATGTTTATGTTAGATTCCCTTTATTTCACTTTAGTATTTAGCAAAATATCAGTACTATAAGTAAGTCAGGTCTTGTGGTTTCTGAAAATGCAAGGACACTATGTAACTCAATCATGATTACAGAATGAATGTTGATTTTGTGACTAAATAGCCGTCTTCTATATTGAACATTTTGAAACTTCTTTCTCATTTGAATTTGGTTGATTATTGCATAAATTGATTGTGAATTTTGAATTCTAATAAAACTTGCAGTTGAGTTATATATGTTCCATTGCATATATCTTATTTTAAATCACGATTGCACCTTTTTTCTGTAGAATTTTTCCGCTCAGTTGGAAAAGGATATCCTTACTTCAGGTAAAAACTTATACTGTTTTTAATCATGCCATAAAATTATTAATCATGTTCCTAGTTCTTTTTTTATGAGATAATCTCGTTGATTTTTATTTCTGGAAGCCGATGtttaatatgttaaaaataatataaatgtatATACTCATACATTTCTAAAATTTTCATGCATCATGATGCTCTATGATTGGTGTTGATAAACCTATGCCAGTAACTAAATGGAATGATAGACATTTGATAATAGTTTCTATTTTAACATATATTGATCAAGTACAAATtgttaaaatatatgaaaattttaAGGTTATTGATCCGCAAAATGAAACTTAAtccaaaagtgaattttttgtgAGACAAATCATTTAGTGATTTGACGATAAATAAACTATTTGTTTCACCCTTCTTGGTAAACTTTTTCCCTTTATGCTTCATAGTTAGTAGTGCACGCCAACATTGTTCAATACTATAATATGTGACAGAAAAAAATGGCTTTGGTGCTATTAGATATGTCAGCATTTAAAGCAGCGAATCCAGATGCTATTTTTGAAGACTTTATTAGGTGGCATTCACCCGGAGATTGGGAAGCAGATGATGATCCTGAGAGCAGTGGACCAGCATCATCCAATGTTCTTGACATTAATAAGTCGAAAGATAGTTGGCCTCCGCATGGGAGGCTTTCTAAGAGAATGTCGGATCATGGAAATTTGTGGAGAAAGATTTGGAATAGCTCACCTGCTCTTCCTGTTTTGGAACAGAAACCACTTCTTGATCCAAATAGAGAAGGAGAAAAAGtgagtatttaaaaagaaattcttcttgtcttttcttttttatattatgtAACATATTTTAGGATTGCTATAGCATAGAAATTACTAGTGAGAGAAGTGGTATAGGCAGGACTGAATGCATCCGATTATAGCCTGTCAAATTCATGGTtatcaagtcaagattcaaatTGTGATTCACAAAACCTTTTTTCTGTAACGTGAATCAAATATTATTAGATTTGTAAGATGCATTGTCAATAAAAATGTCATCTTTAAGTAAGATAATAAGTGACATAAGGTATTGTTTTTCATTAGAATGAATCATGATTCATCATAGTAAAAAAGGATGGGATTCATGTCCAAATATTTTCACTCTAGAGATTCGTATCAATTGGTTTCAGTTAAGTATTGAATCGAGATCCGACTTGTATGTATCGTAAGATATTGATAACCATgtaaaatttaatttgattatgaAAGGAAAAGGACTACTTGTACATATTTGTGTTGCTTGAAACCTTACAACGACATCAATTGCTTGAATAAATGATGTCTAATGTTTATGTTGTCAATTTTTTCCAGGTTCTTCATTATCTTGAAACCTTACAACCACATCAATTGCTTGAACAAATGGTGTCTACTGCCTTCAGAGCGGCAGCCGACACAATAAGTCAGACTAGTTATGGAGAACTGAACCAGATGGAGACTAAGATTCAACAACTTTATCCTACCATGGCATCAGCTTTAAGGCCTCTTCAAGGTATCTAATTATTCGTTAATTTCGCTCATGTGAAAAGAATAAATTTTAACTCATATCCTTTTTGTTGCAGTAAATCGATTGTCTGCAGACAGCGAGACTATCGAAGACATCAGACAATTGTGtgttgtttttgaaagtattgaAAAATTACTGACTGTCGCAGCTTCTCTTCATCGCAAGCTTATACGAGCACCACGCCTCTCAAGAGAAATTTTTAATGATTACTACAACTTTTATATTCCAACAATGGGAAAAGGCTTGACAGAAGAGGTTGTTGAAAAGGTAATATGCTTCTATAACTCAAAGCAACTCTTTGATTTGATAATATTCGGCACAATTTATTTCTTACCTTTTTAATACATGCATTTCATTTATCCTTCATGTATTCTTGCCTAGGAATTTGACAAAAAACAAGAAGTAAGGGACAATGAAAGGGAAGTGTTGTCAAATATGTTTGTTCCTCCCACTGCTAACCAGTCTTGGAGAAAGGTTTTGAGCATGGGCAATCTTCTCAATGGTCACGAACCAATCCTCAGGGAGATTATTTTTTCGCTATACGATAAAGTGAGTGGTAATCACTATGCAGCTCGTAGTGATAGTGTCTCTCAACAAGATATTGAAACTTATAGAATGTATATATGTGGAACATCTAATGACCTACGTGTAGCACTTTCTGTTGCATCTTGTGATTAGTTTTGTGTTATTTATAGGTCAGAATGGTTTTAATATTTTTAAGGAATCAGTTACCTATTGCATTGCATCTAGTTGTTAGCTAAAATTCTCCCCTTGAAAATGGAAGAGTTTGGTACCATCTCATCCTCATCTTCATCCATAGAATCGTGCACGCCTTATTAAATTGAAGTCTCtcaatatttttcattcaaaCATATGATTTTTCTGCATCATTTCATCTCTGAATGTTAACGTTTTTTTACTGGTTGAAGGGATGTACCTAAACTGTAGTTGTGTAGAGAGCATAAATTGATTTTACGCAGCATTAGGCTATGGTTTAATAGAATCACTTATGCACTTCCATTACATTCTTAACcgacaatattttctcaaataacATTGCAAAATTGAATTTTCATTCAACGTGTTCCCAATTTAGCAGTTTAGTTTAAGTGTATATGGCTCAAAGATCTATccaattaattcatatatttgtAATTGAAAGGTTTACTTTGGTAAAATAAATTatcatttaaattattaatgtACATTTAAGTGTATATGTCTCAAAGATCTATCCAATTAATTCATTTTATATCTGTAATTCAAAGGTGTATTTCGGTAAAATAAATTatcatttaaattattaatgtACTTTCAAAAATGCCATCTGTTAACCCTTTCTTAAAAACAAGTGGGagtagttttaaaaatattaactttagaaaaaagttattacaaaagtttatttctaaaatataaataagCATATCGCTAGAATGAGtttgcttttttattttattttttagtttataatttttttaaggaATGAATGTTTACAAGTtataatatatttctttttaaaatatatttcgaAAGATAGAACTTGTAAAGGTAGTTTTTCATGTAAAAATTAAGTGAAATTAGTAATCCTAAATTTCACTCTTGAATGTTGTATCTTAATAGAAACAAGTATACTATATCGTGAATTTAGTcacaaaatttctatttttttgggTGTAATTTTCCACTTTAATTGACTTTAGCTTTTTAATATACTATCTCCTATTGTGTTTGATAAAAAAATCTCATATTGGGATGTACAAATTTCAATAATATGATAAACAAATTGATTTTATTCTCAAGGCAGTCACATGATGAGAATCAGAGACCCACTActagaaaataaatatatttaaaatggtGTAATAGAACAAATATTCAATTTAAGTAAGTTATTGTCAAAGATACAAAAGATAAATTAGATTTGAGGAATAATGCTTGTAAGGCCAAGTGGCAACAACTTTctgatataaatttttttttttttaagattgttATAGGACTTTCTAAATGTACATGATAGATTAAGAGTTTATTTGAATgaaatttagtttttaattttaaaaattatttcataaattaattttttaaatttaataaaataaatattctaaaataaaattattataaaaaatgaaatacaaataatataagtttactttttttaattttaaaatatatattgaaaACAAATCTATCAAACAATTACTTTTCATTTTTTCATCTCTAAAAGAgtttttaaagataaattaaCGAACAtattattttatcttatttttttacTATCTTTACCTTGTTTTATTAAGTAATTTACGTGATAACTTCCGGTTAAACTACCATTATTAATTTTCATATAACTTGTACTATTAACCTCCACATAACTTTTTATTATTAACTTTCATGTGCTATATATTTACGTAAAATATATCGTTTAtgtttttagtttatatttttgcTGATGTGCATTAAAAAAATTGGACAGACGGACGCGTAAATACCCGTCTGAacgttaatatttatataaaaaaaaaactgcaGATCAAAAGACAAAatattgagtttattttatttcatttatgcttactttatttatgattatttttatttaaaatggtaGATTTATAAGAGCTAGACAGGTGGAATGAGAGACAATTTTTATAGTTTGGATTTGATAATCTAGCATCAAAGCATATCAAAGCATAATCTAACTACTAACAAATTCgtataatatttttcaaatgaaCCTGTGTTTCAAAGTCGGTGATTGACTTTTAACATTTAGAATGTTAGATGACTTTAATTTTTTTGATCAAAAGTCGAAACTTTTCTCCAATCTATTTTAGAGAGTTAGTGGAAAATGAAACAATAAAACATTGCATACAAACTTCAAGGCAGAACACAAAACTCAATCTTTGATTTCATTGGTATCACAGACATAAGTTTTGAGTAAAAATTCTTAAAATTATCATATTCAGTTTAATATAGGAAGCACTCAGGGCctgtttgtttcagttttaaaaaatgatttttttctttgtattttttaaaatagagtttttaaaatcgtttttttgaaatattataaatgttataaaataaggagaaagaagataaaagagaagagaaagatgagGGCAATTCTGTATTATTTTATGAGTGTATTTCTACAAAGAgattggtcctatttataggacaatATCCAGACAATGTAATGAATACAAATggttataaataaggaataaaatcATTGAGAAACAAATATCAAATTATTCATAGCACTTCCCCATGGATGTTTATtttggatatgcctcgttaaaacctttacTAGAAAAAACTCATTAGGATTGGATTGGTTAGcacttaatgatttaattaatatacttaatgatttaattaatatgttgttgtgCGAATGACATATGATTATCGTTATGTGTATTTTGATTTGGTGAAATGTGTATAGCATTTGTTGGCacattatgtgatatgatatacATGATGTGTGTGAATATGTATATGctatttggatgtgtttgttgaGCACGAATACTTGATGCAttttgtacaattggtggataatgcAATGTGtggaattattgtggtatgcggtatgttaagatagtatggataatcttaattgcacatgttttgtgataattgtacatgcattcatggggagaTTGTACTCCGgttggctttgatccttgtgtgcAAACATAAGTGACTTTGTTCCTTTTGTGGATTCGGAAGCGGTGAACTACATATTCATATTTTGAGGACTTTGAttttgtccggatctgaagcgtgacTCTGGTTTTTAATCGGAAGCGGTGAGCTTGATACTCACATGATACCACATGCACAAATCACATTAATTGCATTTGAGTCACATTGATTGTTATGTGATTGTTTGAATTGATTTGTTTGTTTGTGTGGTGATTGTATATTGTGCTATGCGTGATATTTATGAACTTGTTCAAATTATGAAGTGTGACGAATGATTATGCTATGGTATGCTATGTTCattgattaggtagtgagtcaaatgctctgatcatgtaataATGGggttttgaactcatgtttttaatGTTTGGATATTGATATCTTTATGGTGTTTAACTTGATATTTTGGATATAATGTGTTGATGGCTATGTTGCCAAATGTTGAATTCATATGACATGTATATATATGAGTTGATTATGTTATATGATTTGGTAGATGGatatagtatgtgatatattcattgaaattactTGAGATTTATTATTCTGCGTGcaatatgcataatgtatgaaagtatGAAGTTTCAAATTGTGTTATAAGGTGATCAATACATGTTTGTATGTTTTAATTTGGGTTTTCATTACGGTGGAaacaacatgtgacgcccttttgtttAGGCATTTATTTTACTCCGtgtatatttatttgaatattatttggggttagaaaagagGTGTTACatggtactccctccgtcccaaaatataagagaaaaaaaatgcatttttcttgtcccaaaatataagagaagaaatcatctttcatttctttcgagataaaattaaatgcaaattgcatttaatttacattctctctcatcatttttataaccaacaaccaattagaattttttttacattttccaaaacactttatttcaagaaaactataaattaaatgattgtgtttttacttttcttaataaacgtgattttgttttttcctcttataatttgggacggagggagtacacTATAGTTTCACCATTTTTCATGGTTAGTGAAAAAAACAAGTTAATTAAATGCATAATTGATGGAAAATAGGTTATAGAAATTAAATGCATAATTGAATGGAAGATATGCATAATTATTTTTCCATAACCTATTTTTATGCATTCAattactaaataattaaaataaattagtataaaATAAGGTACACCTCTTTTTATGCATTCAattatgcatttaatttttataacatatttttccattaattatacatttaattaacttgttttttctataaaaaacagTGACACTACAGCGTACCACATCAGTactcgtgcgaacgcacgagtatCTCACCAATATCTGTGTGTGCGCACGAATTACTAGGTCAAAATAAGTGTGAACGCACGAGTAACATACTAGTACCGAGTGAATGCACGGGTAACCATGCCAAAATCTGTGCGAACATATAGGTAACACACCAGTACcatgtgaacgcacgggtaatcaGGCCAAAATCCTTGTGAACGCATGAATTATTATATTTCtttacaattaaagaaaataaaagtaaatatatttaaaataatgtatgaatccaAACACGAGAATAATGTGTTTTTTCTAATTACTTATGTATCTAATATTTTTTTctacaattatttttaatttgatatacaataatttttaagataatctatgaataat
Encoded proteins:
- the LOC131662133 gene encoding uncharacterized protein LOC131662133 isoform X4; protein product: MGTVFTRRFEADRIGSQVPIKLMHLEGLYELFVSKFAYSTLDLSVHNFKVRIAMKLTFRTLPFDDDYMKDFDAKMIKSRENLSGETSNGTQWDDDCSWSEWYSAEDPVKGFELIATWSEKMVESSMEMAELENASPHEAEKWSISLRLEGSKESRIGFASQLHLLVDALQMSFEAQFIEDFVSAAENPGSDNLRSSLVIPSPTVRDRVLKELFIEGVKFSDFSDGGYKTSRAVKGAPLESLFAQFCLHSLWFGNCNIRAISVLWIEFVREVRWCWEESQPLPRMPPNGSIDLSTCLINQKLHMLAICLERKCQLVDDFQDCIGSNDHIDSISEEESVVGDDLLNTQTPSENFSGKVDRNPEDADVSNNVKSSDFTRRGSAGIVDSMMLLKSHQSMHAPYTQEPPLMTEDMHEERMQAVEAFGDSFNFSAQLEKDILTSDMSAFKAANPDAIFEDFIRWHSPGDWEADDDPESSGPASSNVLDINKSKDSWPPHGRLSKRMSDHGNLWRKIWNSSPALPVLEQKPLLDPNREGEKVLHYLETLQPHQLLEQMVSTAFRAAADTISQTSYGELNQMETKIQQLYPTMASALRPLQVNRLSADSETIEDIRQLCVVFESIEKLLTVAASLHRKLIRAPRLSREIFNDYYNFYIPTMGKGLTEEVVEKEFDKKQEVRDNEREVLSNMFVPPTANQSWRKVLSMGNLLNGHEPILREIIFSLYDKVSGNHYAARSDSVSQQDIETYRMYICGTSNDLRVALSVASCD